The following are from one region of the Paenibacillus sabinae T27 genome:
- a CDS encoding glucose-1-phosphate adenylyltransferase has translation MKKKEMVAMLLAGGQGKRLKGLTKSIAKPAVYFGGTYRIIDFPLSNCTNSGIDTVGVLTQYEPLVLSSYIGIGSDWDLNRKNGGVFVLPPHEREDGSSWYRGTADAIYRNLKFVDQFDPEHVLILSGDHIYKMNYNAMLEYHKEKKADCTISVIDVPIEDASRFGILNTEENLKIYEFEEKPAKPKSTLASMGVYIFKWEVLRRALLEDGEDALSSHDFGKDIIPALLSKGKSMYAYPFEGYWRDVGTVNSLWEANMDLLSDNPPLNLNDPSWRIYTRNPNQPAQYVAPGAKVSGSIINEGCIVRGEVKHSVLFYAVEVGEGSVITDSVIMPKVKIGKNVRIHKAIINENTVIEDYLEIGTDRENEDEILLIDNRSKKRKSVPAKTI, from the coding sequence ATGAAGAAAAAAGAAATGGTAGCCATGCTTCTGGCAGGTGGTCAAGGCAAACGATTGAAGGGCTTGACCAAGTCTATTGCCAAACCCGCGGTCTATTTTGGGGGCACCTACCGGATCATCGATTTTCCCCTTAGTAACTGCACAAATTCGGGGATTGATACGGTTGGCGTATTGACTCAATACGAACCCCTGGTGCTGAGCTCCTACATCGGCATCGGCAGCGACTGGGATCTCAACCGCAAGAACGGCGGGGTGTTCGTACTGCCACCGCATGAACGCGAAGACGGCAGCAGCTGGTACCGGGGAACGGCTGATGCGATTTACCGGAACCTTAAATTTGTCGATCAATTCGACCCTGAGCATGTGCTCATTCTGTCGGGTGACCATATATACAAAATGAATTATAACGCCATGCTTGAATACCATAAGGAAAAGAAAGCCGACTGCACCATTTCGGTCATTGACGTTCCCATCGAGGACGCCAGCCGATTCGGCATACTTAACACGGAAGAGAACCTGAAAATTTACGAATTCGAGGAAAAACCCGCAAAGCCCAAGAGCACGCTGGCTTCGATGGGGGTCTATATTTTCAAATGGGAAGTTCTGCGCCGCGCTCTGCTGGAGGATGGGGAGGATGCGCTTTCTTCCCACGATTTCGGCAAAGACATCATTCCGGCATTGCTATCCAAAGGCAAGTCGATGTACGCCTATCCGTTCGAAGGGTACTGGAGAGATGTCGGCACCGTGAACAGTCTCTGGGAAGCCAATATGGATCTGCTGAGCGACAACCCGCCGCTTAACCTGAATGACCCGTCCTGGAGAATATATACCCGCAATCCGAACCAACCCGCGCAGTATGTGGCGCCGGGAGCGAAAGTGTCGGGCTCCATCATCAACGAGGGCTGCATTGTTCGCGGGGAAGTGAAGCATTCCGTGCTCTTTTACGCCGTCGAGGTAGGCGAGGGCAGCGTCATCACGGATTCCGTCATCATGCCCAAGGTTAAAATTGGCAAAAATGTGCGCATCCACAAAGCCATTATCAACGAAAACACGGTGATCGAAGATTATTTGGAAATCGGCACGGACCGGGAGAACGAGGATGAAATCCTGCTCATCGACAACCGCAGCAAGAAGCGCAAATCGGTTCCGGCCAAGACCATTTAA
- the glgD gene encoding glucose-1-phosphate adenylyltransferase subunit GlgD: MKQLMGVINLDHELDNLNELTYFRCGAAVPFASRYRLIDFVLSNMMRAELESVGLFVRRKYRSLMDHLGDGKSWDMNRKHGGLFILPPDWNDPTDTSLGDLQHFHNNLDFFKRASAKYIVHSGSQHINTIDFQELYSYHLQKGADVTLVYKKIDQLEPEHDPCLRLEVDGEGNVTNIHHEKNHPNIYLDMFIMEKELFLEQVEYCIAHGESFFFRDAIQKRRDKLKIAAFEYTGYHAVINSLSSYYKNSMELLNQEEYTDLFRDNLVQTKIKYEAPTHYLESANVSNSLVANGCIIAGTVENSVIFRGVQIRKGARVVNSVVMQKCIIEENAVIENVILDKDVQLSRERILVGDSKRPFVIAKSSKM, encoded by the coding sequence ATGAAACAGCTCATGGGAGTAATCAATCTGGATCATGAATTGGACAATTTAAACGAACTAACCTATTTCCGCTGCGGCGCAGCCGTACCTTTTGCCAGCCGCTATCGTCTGATTGATTTTGTTCTCTCCAATATGATGCGCGCCGAACTGGAGAGCGTGGGGCTGTTCGTCCGCCGTAAGTACCGCTCCCTGATGGACCATCTGGGCGACGGAAAATCATGGGATATGAACCGCAAGCACGGCGGCCTGTTTATTTTGCCTCCCGACTGGAACGACCCGACGGACACGTCTCTTGGGGACCTGCAGCATTTTCACAATAATCTGGACTTCTTCAAACGGGCGTCGGCCAAGTACATTGTGCATTCCGGAAGCCAGCATATCAATACGATTGACTTTCAGGAGCTGTACAGCTATCATCTGCAAAAAGGCGCCGACGTCACGCTGGTCTACAAAAAAATCGACCAGCTCGAGCCGGAGCATGATCCCTGCCTGCGCCTTGAGGTGGATGGCGAAGGCAATGTGACGAATATTCATCACGAGAAGAATCATCCGAACATCTATCTGGATATGTTTATCATGGAAAAAGAGCTGTTCCTCGAACAAGTGGAATACTGCATCGCCCACGGAGAAAGCTTCTTCTTCCGGGATGCGATCCAGAAGAGACGGGATAAGCTCAAGATAGCCGCTTTTGAATATACAGGTTATCACGCTGTCATTAACTCCCTGTCCAGTTATTACAAGAACAGCATGGAACTGCTAAACCAAGAGGAATACACCGACTTGTTCCGGGACAATCTGGTTCAGACCAAAATCAAGTACGAAGCCCCGACCCACTATCTCGAAAGCGCCAATGTTAGCAATTCGCTGGTGGCGAACGGCTGCATCATCGCGGGCACGGTGGAGAACAGCGTTATTTTTCGGGGCGTTCAAATCCGCAAAGGGGCAAGGGTTGTGAACTCCGTCGTCATGCAGAAATGCATTATCGAAGAGAATGCCGTCATTGAGAACGTCATTTTGGACAAAGACGTGCAGCTGAGTCGGGAGCGGATTCTAGTCGGCGACAGCAAGCGTCCGTTTGTCATTGCCAAGAGCAGCAAAATGTAG